From Daucus carota subsp. sativus chromosome 6, DH1 v3.0, whole genome shotgun sequence, the proteins below share one genomic window:
- the LOC108225623 gene encoding probable protein phosphatase 2C 34, translating into MSILKKKLFENLVVANVADSRAGLATISDDGSLILVQLTLDFKPNIPQEAERVVQCNGRVFCLDDERVHRVWLPNEESPGLAMSRAFGDYCLKDFGLISVPQVTRRQITVRDQFIVLASDGVDVLNAEKMFLTQQLTHEKKMARV; encoded by the exons atgagtattttgaaaaaaaaattatttgagaacTTAGTGGTAGCAAATGTTGCCGATTCTCGTGCTGGATTAGCTACAATCTCTGATGACGGCAGCTTGATACTAGTTCAGCTTACTCTGGATTTTAAGCCTAATATACCTC AGGAGGCAGAACGTGTAGTTCAGTGTAATGGTCGAGTTTTCTGTTTAGATGATGAGCGCGTTCACCGAGTGTGGCTGCCGAATGAAGAGTCACCTGGACTTGCCATGTCTAGAGCTTTTGGTGACTACTGTTTAAAGGATTTTGGACTCATTTCTGTGCCTCAAGTGACTCGAAGACAGATTACTGTCAGAGACCAGTTCATTGTGCTTGCAAGTGACGGG GTGGATGTGCTTAATGCAGAGAAGATGTTCTTGACGCAGCAGCTTACTCACGAAAAAAAGATGGCTCGGGTGTGA